In Achromobacter xylosoxidans A8, a single window of DNA contains:
- the aac(6') gene encoding aminoglycoside 6'-N-acetyltransferase — protein MKTTAITSSRNAAWLQLRMALWPDASAAEHQQDMDDQVSSPDRYAQFLVSSDGGQALGLAEASIRTDYVNGTDSSPVAFLEGLYVIPEARQRGAARALVAAVREWALDRGCKELASDTALDNLVSQAAHSRLGFKETQRVVYFNMPL, from the coding sequence ATGAAAACCACCGCAATCACTTCTTCCCGGAATGCCGCCTGGCTCCAATTGCGCATGGCGCTCTGGCCCGATGCGTCGGCCGCCGAGCACCAGCAAGACATGGACGACCAGGTGTCTTCGCCGGACAGGTACGCCCAGTTTCTGGTGAGTTCCGATGGCGGGCAGGCCTTGGGTCTTGCCGAAGCTTCCATCAGAACGGACTACGTCAATGGTACGGACTCCAGCCCCGTGGCGTTCCTGGAAGGGCTGTACGTCATTCCCGAAGCCAGGCAGCGGGGTGCGGCCAGGGCCTTGGTCGCCGCCGTTCGGGAGTGGGCGCTGGATAGGGGATGCAAGGAGCTGGCCTCGGATACCGCGCTGGACAATCTGGTAAGCCAGGCCGCCCACTCGCGCCTGGGGTTTAAAGAGACTCAGCGGGTCGTCTATTTCAATATGCCGCTGTGA
- a CDS encoding ArsR/SmtB family transcription factor translates to MELLDIFKALSNRTRLEILQGLKDPAKNFPPQDEGDVHTVGVCVSSIQEGVGLSQSTVSDYLATLQRAGLVEVRRIGQWTYYKRNEATISALAKIIGKEL, encoded by the coding sequence ATGGAATTGCTCGACATATTCAAAGCCCTGTCCAACCGCACCCGCCTTGAAATCTTGCAAGGCTTGAAGGACCCCGCAAAGAACTTTCCGCCGCAGGACGAAGGCGACGTTCATACGGTGGGCGTCTGCGTCAGCAGCATCCAGGAAGGCGTCGGGCTATCGCAGTCCACGGTGTCTGATTACCTTGCAACGCTGCAACGGGCCGGCTTGGTCGAAGTCAGGCGCATCGGTCAGTGGACCTACTACAAGCGGAACGAAGCGACCATCAGTGCTCTTGCCAAGATCATCGGGAAAGAGCTGTAA
- a CDS encoding ABC transporter ATP-binding protein, translating into MLSINGLTAAYGHCQALFGVDLDVGQGEVLGLIGRNGMGRSTVIKCLFGLLPASQGSIRYGERSLRGLAPYRIGRMGLSLVPEGRQIFPTLTVEENLVATAIVRGGARSWTLERVYELFPRLRERRANLGTQLSGGEQQMLALGRALMTNPSLLVLDEATEGLAPVVRAEIWRVLAQLKAEGLSMIVVDKNTTALLRLSDRNVILDKGVTVWRGSSAELSERPDLVAAYVGV; encoded by the coding sequence ATGTTGAGCATCAACGGATTAACGGCGGCCTATGGGCATTGCCAGGCGCTGTTCGGCGTAGACCTGGACGTGGGCCAGGGCGAGGTTCTCGGCCTGATCGGGCGCAACGGCATGGGCCGCAGCACCGTCATCAAGTGCCTGTTCGGCCTGCTGCCGGCCAGCCAGGGCAGCATCCGCTATGGCGAACGTTCCCTGCGCGGGCTGGCGCCGTACCGCATCGGCCGGATGGGGCTGTCGCTGGTGCCCGAGGGGCGCCAGATTTTCCCGACCCTGACGGTGGAAGAGAACCTGGTCGCCACGGCCATCGTCCGCGGCGGCGCCCGCAGCTGGACGCTGGAACGCGTGTACGAACTGTTTCCGCGCCTGCGCGAACGGCGCGCCAACCTGGGCACCCAGCTGTCCGGCGGCGAGCAGCAGATGCTGGCGCTGGGCCGCGCGCTGATGACCAATCCCAGCCTGCTGGTGCTGGACGAAGCGACCGAAGGGCTGGCGCCGGTGGTGCGCGCCGAAATCTGGCGCGTGCTGGCCCAATTGAAGGCCGAAGGTTTGTCGATGATCGTGGTGGACAAGAACACCACGGCCTTGCTGCGCCTGTCGGACCGCAACGTCATCCTCGACAAGGGGGTGACGGTGTGGCGCGGCAGCTCGGCGGAATTGTCCGAGCGGCCCGACCTGGTGGCCGCCTACGTGGGAGTCTGA
- a CDS encoding SDR family NAD(P)-dependent oxidoreductase yields MRLQDKVALVTGAAGGIGLAIARRFVAEGAYVLLADRKEAELMAAARSLGARAAAALADVTDPADAQRLADECVRRWGGLDICVCNAGVIRAADFLDLKLEDLDAVMNVNVRGTFLVAQAAARAMVAGGRGNGAIVTLSSMTAELAMPDQLAYGASKGAVRQMTKSMALSLAPHGIRVNAIGPGSIDTEILATITSNPEARRTVLSRIPMQRLGSTDEVAKVALFLASDDASYVTGQTVYADGGRLALNYTVPVQE; encoded by the coding sequence ATGAGATTGCAGGACAAGGTGGCGCTGGTCACCGGCGCGGCCGGGGGCATCGGATTGGCGATCGCGCGTCGCTTCGTGGCTGAGGGCGCATACGTGCTTTTGGCCGACCGCAAGGAGGCCGAACTGATGGCGGCGGCCCGCTCGCTGGGAGCGCGCGCCGCCGCGGCGCTGGCGGACGTGACCGATCCGGCGGACGCCCAGCGGCTGGCCGACGAGTGCGTGCGGCGCTGGGGCGGCCTGGATATCTGCGTCTGCAACGCCGGCGTGATCCGCGCCGCGGATTTCCTGGACCTGAAGCTGGAAGACCTGGACGCGGTCATGAACGTCAACGTGCGCGGCACCTTCCTGGTGGCGCAGGCCGCCGCGCGCGCCATGGTGGCGGGCGGACGCGGCAACGGCGCCATCGTGACCCTGTCGTCGATGACGGCGGAGCTGGCCATGCCGGACCAGCTGGCCTACGGCGCCAGCAAGGGCGCGGTGCGGCAGATGACCAAATCGATGGCGCTGTCCCTGGCGCCGCATGGCATACGGGTCAACGCCATCGGCCCCGGCAGCATCGATACCGAGATCCTGGCCACGATCACCAGCAATCCCGAAGCCCGCAGGACCGTGCTGTCGCGCATTCCCATGCAGCGGCTGGGATCGACGGATGAAGTTGCCAAGGTAGCGTTGTTCCTGGCCAGCGACGACGCCAGCTACGTGACCGGGCAGACGGTGTATGCGGACGGCGGCCGGCTGGCGCTGAACTATACGGTGCCAGTGCAGGAGTAG